A stretch of the Bordetella genomosp. 8 genome encodes the following:
- a CDS encoding autotransporter outer membrane beta-barrel domain-containing protein, producing MNETAGFPKQHTTTNDSPERRATHASVAAGPLAPPAPPWPRFTVLSAAVACGLIGVLPRVAQASCSASTVNGATTETCSISSGSYSTGQALFYGGASGTSSNKNGSAGPQVSITNDGNFSLNYSVSNIIGGAAILGGSEGGSGYDEGAGGAAGAVTLTNNGTLSAFLNGTGNGFYPTGKLLYALSAGGSGSQDNKNNNSNGGLGGNSGTVTVTNNAALSMTGTVSGEGFFGILADARGGIGGEQNNSAFGDQLGGGGGSASVATVNNYGGIALGNSGSRVQGTALGAAILSQSVGGSGGPNNGNAGAGGYAVINNTAPISVYWNATTEGYLFGLSSRSVGGDGLPSTDNSDRGGSGGSAEYASVTSSNANVLLDVTGSPNAVGAAIAALSHGGAGGKGPGSDEYGGSGGVSWGSQVKLLNGGSVTTRGDSMFGILAESLGGLGGDGSNGGALAGTGGGGGFGGNGGLVYVNTDASTTISTSGNYSAAIVGHSVGGGGGTGSDFVGVLGGSGGNGGNGGDASNVTIQTAGRITTSGDHAYGILAQSVGGSGGNGGVDTSSLVSLGGSGAGGGTAGMAQVANTGPITTAGYAAHGIVAQSIGGGGGAAGSSNGLLAVGGNAAGSTTSPGGMVQVYNSGAVTTGGNAAIGLLAQSVGGGGGTGGSAKGIAGVGGTGSAGGAGGAVNMFNLGTIQTTGSYAIGALAQSVGGGGGNGGDTMTVSTGVSLGIGGSASGGGNGGTVCVDNTGSCGPLPAILPGVITTQGDYAVGLIAQSVGGGGGNGGSASNVSLASFVQLQIGGSAGAGGSGGNVSVQQDFLSIATSGQHATGVLAQSIGGGGGNGGDSSYFNATIGFNAGVAIGGSGGAGGSAGTTTVNLNNGSIVTGMPPPNVNPSTFAPDDAFGILAQSIGGGGGNGGSATAKDFVLVAPTGTGVPVAVNMQASVGGNGGVGGAGNTVTVNLANGTSVATLGDGSHAVVAQSIGGGGGNGGDASTLSTTLGDSDSVEISSSIAIGGINTGNGSNGGQVNLTLGDAGSAYARIPAALQLPPVDMRPPPSTIVTYGDYANGVLAQSIGGGGGNGGVGASNAYAQGGLVNLKATVGLGGQGGQGGYGGTVNVTQNPNQTIQTLGSGSRGITAQSIGGGGGNSQGGTLYLGGAVNGYGGRLSVGVGKTGGSGGDGGAVTATTSGAIATAGGDADGVMLQSIGGGGGLGGSIGADASSNPILDRIAAFEDNKNRLTDSGATYTLTVNVGGSGGGGGDGGAVTFTHAGQIATQGDWADGYVAQSIGGGGGAGGSSTASGSKVNANITVGVGGTGGVSGNGGNVKAVFDDDHANLITTAGYSAYGVLLQSIGGGGGQGGDGSDMASGNITVGGVAGGAGGASGSGGTITIPTGGSWINISTTGSDSPALVMQSIGGGGGIGGAGNTSSALGLNTHEIALAVGGKGGVTGDGGSIDASTGGAFTTTGPRAYGVLAQSIGGGGGIGGAGNSGNLLGAGLGGSGGAGGNGGSVNLALTSGSRLNTSGAGAHAIVAQSIGGGGGIAGDSSLSLQLDPDQWSGKPADANASGNGGPVTVSVDGGVNAYGTNAFGILAQSIGGGGGLGGAGASGFAGNTNPSAQGTAGAVQVTQAGTLNATGSGGTGIFAQSQGPSGNGIITVNVNGSVQGGTGDNASGVWIAAGTDNVLNVGAGGSISALSGVAVRYNGNNETSLGSVLTINNNGTIQGNVICNNLSGNAACTGNLPDLNNASTGTLANASIYQADVDNAGLMVVGTPGRYDTTSVSGSFRQQASGVLRVTTDFDQMRTNSLVVQGPSTLDGKVDVTPTNLLPDREVTVLTTQGATQGQLDATDSPIIDYATRQAGPDVRVRAAGADFAAPSMGLRHNQETVANNLQRAWDAGGNPGFGVLFAALDQASRQGADSYRQSLSDLSPGVALAPAVQMQASMARFNNGMMSCPVFTSSGPLTGERDCLWGQVTGRSTHQDGNGGTADLKYDSMTYQFGGQRQFRPDWFIGASGAYQSSQLRGQDGRVTGDGDSGYLGVVLKHQAGPWTFSGALGGGYGSYELDRNIGIPGLQSTADGNPDVYSMGAKLRAARTFAPTDSFYLKPYLDLDATYVRMPGYKESGNELHLSVDGSDQFVMALSPMLEIGGRAELGNGATMRPYAYAGASFLSKDKWRTNASFQGAPAGSGSFSTTMETDSVIARIGAGLQVTTRSGVDFRLQYNGELSGRIASHSGTLRVMAPF from the coding sequence ATGAACGAAACGGCCGGGTTCCCCAAGCAGCACACCACGACGAACGACAGCCCTGAACGGCGTGCCACGCATGCGAGCGTCGCGGCCGGACCGTTGGCGCCGCCCGCACCGCCATGGCCTCGGTTTACCGTGCTTTCCGCCGCGGTGGCATGCGGATTGATCGGCGTCCTGCCGCGCGTCGCGCAGGCATCGTGCAGCGCAAGCACGGTCAATGGCGCCACCACGGAAACCTGCAGCATCTCCAGCGGCTCGTACTCGACGGGCCAGGCCTTGTTTTATGGCGGCGCCAGCGGCACCAGCAGCAACAAGAACGGTAGCGCCGGACCCCAGGTATCGATCACCAACGATGGCAACTTTTCGCTGAATTATTCGGTTTCCAACATCATCGGCGGGGCCGCGATATTGGGCGGCAGCGAGGGCGGCTCAGGGTATGACGAGGGCGCCGGCGGCGCGGCCGGCGCCGTCACGCTGACCAACAACGGCACGCTCAGCGCCTTCCTGAACGGCACGGGCAACGGCTTCTACCCGACCGGGAAACTGCTGTACGCCTTGTCGGCGGGCGGCAGCGGCAGCCAGGACAACAAGAACAACAATTCCAACGGCGGCCTGGGCGGCAACAGCGGCACGGTGACGGTGACCAACAACGCCGCATTGAGCATGACGGGCACCGTCTCCGGGGAAGGGTTCTTCGGCATATTGGCCGACGCCCGCGGCGGCATCGGCGGCGAACAGAACAACTCCGCCTTCGGCGACCAGCTCGGCGGCGGCGGCGGCAGCGCCAGCGTAGCCACGGTCAACAACTATGGCGGCATCGCACTGGGCAACAGCGGCAGCCGGGTACAAGGCACGGCGCTGGGCGCGGCCATCCTTTCGCAATCGGTCGGCGGCAGCGGCGGACCCAACAACGGCAACGCCGGCGCCGGCGGCTACGCCGTGATCAACAACACGGCGCCCATCAGCGTCTACTGGAACGCGACGACCGAAGGCTATCTGTTCGGCCTGTCCAGCAGGTCGGTGGGCGGCGACGGCCTGCCCTCCACCGACAACAGCGACCGTGGCGGCAGCGGCGGCAGCGCGGAATACGCGTCGGTCACGTCGTCGAATGCGAACGTATTGCTGGACGTCACCGGCTCACCGAACGCCGTGGGCGCCGCCATCGCGGCCTTGAGCCATGGCGGCGCCGGTGGCAAGGGCCCCGGCAGCGACGAATATGGCGGCAGCGGCGGCGTGTCCTGGGGCTCCCAGGTCAAGCTGCTGAACGGCGGCTCCGTGACCACGCGCGGCGACTCGATGTTCGGCATACTCGCCGAGTCGCTGGGCGGCCTGGGCGGGGATGGCAGCAACGGCGGTGCGCTGGCCGGCACGGGCGGCGGCGGCGGTTTCGGCGGCAATGGCGGCCTCGTGTACGTGAACACGGACGCCAGCACGACCATCAGCACCAGCGGCAACTATTCGGCCGCCATCGTCGGCCATTCCGTGGGTGGTGGCGGCGGCACCGGTTCCGATTTCGTCGGCGTGCTGGGCGGCTCCGGCGGCAACGGCGGCAATGGCGGCGACGCCTCCAACGTCACCATCCAGACTGCGGGACGCATCACCACCAGCGGCGACCATGCCTACGGCATCCTGGCCCAGTCGGTGGGCGGCAGCGGCGGCAACGGCGGCGTGGACACGTCCTCGCTGGTGTCGCTGGGCGGCTCCGGCGCGGGCGGCGGCACGGCAGGCATGGCGCAGGTCGCCAACACCGGCCCGATCACCACCGCCGGCTACGCCGCCCACGGCATCGTCGCGCAGTCGATCGGCGGCGGCGGTGGCGCAGCGGGGTCGTCCAACGGGCTGCTGGCCGTCGGCGGCAACGCCGCGGGCAGCACGACGTCGCCCGGCGGCATGGTCCAGGTCTACAACTCGGGCGCGGTCACCACGGGCGGCAACGCGGCCATCGGCCTGTTGGCCCAATCCGTGGGCGGAGGCGGCGGCACGGGCGGCAGCGCCAAGGGGATCGCCGGCGTGGGCGGTACCGGTTCGGCTGGCGGCGCCGGCGGCGCGGTCAACATGTTCAACCTGGGCACGATACAGACCACGGGCAGCTACGCGATCGGCGCCCTGGCGCAGTCGGTGGGCGGCGGCGGCGGCAACGGCGGCGACACCATGACGGTCTCGACGGGCGTGTCGCTCGGCATCGGCGGCAGCGCCAGCGGCGGCGGGAACGGCGGCACGGTCTGCGTGGACAACACGGGAAGCTGCGGGCCCCTGCCCGCCATCCTGCCCGGCGTCATCACCACGCAGGGCGACTACGCCGTCGGCCTGATCGCGCAGTCGGTCGGCGGGGGCGGCGGCAATGGCGGCAGCGCCAGCAACGTGAGCCTGGCGTCGTTCGTGCAACTGCAGATCGGCGGCTCGGCCGGCGCGGGCGGCAGCGGCGGCAACGTCTCGGTGCAGCAGGATTTCCTGTCCATCGCCACCAGCGGCCAACACGCCACCGGCGTGCTGGCCCAGTCCATCGGCGGCGGCGGCGGCAACGGCGGCGACTCGTCATACTTCAATGCGACCATCGGCTTCAACGCGGGCGTGGCCATCGGGGGCAGCGGCGGCGCCGGCGGCTCGGCGGGTACGACCACGGTCAACCTGAACAACGGCAGCATCGTGACCGGCATGCCGCCGCCGAACGTCAATCCCTCGACCTTCGCGCCCGACGACGCCTTCGGCATCCTGGCGCAATCGATAGGCGGCGGGGGCGGCAATGGCGGCAGCGCCACCGCCAAGGACTTCGTGCTCGTGGCCCCGACGGGTACGGGTGTTCCGGTAGCGGTGAATATGCAGGCCTCCGTTGGCGGCAATGGAGGCGTCGGCGGCGCGGGCAACACGGTCACCGTCAACCTGGCGAACGGCACGTCCGTCGCGACGCTGGGCGACGGATCGCACGCAGTCGTCGCGCAGTCCATCGGCGGTGGCGGCGGCAACGGCGGCGACGCATCCACGCTGTCGACCACGCTGGGCGATTCGGACAGCGTGGAGATTTCTTCCTCCATCGCCATCGGCGGCATCAACACCGGCAACGGTAGCAACGGCGGCCAGGTCAACCTGACGCTGGGCGACGCCGGCAGCGCGTACGCCCGCATTCCCGCCGCGCTGCAACTGCCGCCTGTCGACATGCGACCACCGCCCTCCACCATCGTGACCTATGGCGACTACGCCAACGGCGTGCTGGCGCAATCCATCGGCGGTGGCGGCGGCAACGGCGGCGTCGGCGCCAGCAACGCCTATGCGCAAGGCGGCCTGGTGAATCTCAAGGCCACCGTGGGACTCGGCGGCCAGGGCGGCCAGGGTGGCTACGGCGGCACGGTCAACGTGACGCAGAACCCCAACCAGACCATCCAGACGCTGGGCTCGGGTTCGCGCGGCATCACCGCGCAGTCCATCGGCGGCGGCGGCGGCAACTCGCAGGGCGGCACGCTGTACCTGGGCGGCGCGGTGAACGGCTATGGCGGCCGCCTGAGCGTGGGCGTGGGCAAGACCGGCGGCAGCGGCGGCGACGGCGGCGCCGTCACCGCCACGACGTCGGGCGCGATCGCCACAGCGGGCGGCGATGCCGATGGCGTCATGCTGCAATCGATAGGCGGAGGCGGCGGCCTGGGCGGCTCCATAGGCGCGGATGCCTCGTCCAATCCGATCCTGGATCGCATCGCCGCCTTCGAAGACAACAAGAACCGGCTCACGGACTCGGGCGCCACGTACACGCTTACCGTCAACGTCGGCGGCAGCGGCGGCGGCGGGGGCGACGGCGGCGCGGTGACCTTCACGCATGCCGGCCAGATCGCCACCCAGGGCGACTGGGCGGATGGCTATGTTGCCCAATCCATCGGTGGCGGTGGCGGCGCTGGCGGCTCGTCCACCGCATCGGGCAGCAAGGTCAATGCCAATATCACCGTCGGCGTCGGCGGTACTGGCGGGGTGTCCGGCAACGGCGGCAACGTCAAGGCGGTCTTTGACGACGACCACGCCAACCTGATCACCACCGCGGGCTATTCGGCCTATGGCGTCCTGCTGCAATCCATCGGCGGCGGCGGCGGCCAGGGCGGCGACGGTTCCGACATGGCCAGCGGCAACATCACGGTGGGCGGCGTGGCTGGCGGCGCGGGCGGCGCGTCGGGCTCCGGCGGCACGATCACGATTCCCACCGGCGGCAGCTGGATCAATATTTCGACCACGGGCAGCGACTCGCCCGCCTTGGTCATGCAATCCATCGGCGGCGGGGGCGGGATCGGCGGCGCCGGCAACACGAGCTCCGCGCTCGGCCTCAACACGCATGAAATCGCCCTGGCGGTAGGCGGCAAAGGCGGCGTCACCGGGGACGGCGGCAGCATCGACGCTTCCACGGGTGGCGCCTTCACGACCACGGGACCGCGCGCGTATGGCGTGCTCGCACAGTCCATCGGCGGTGGCGGCGGGATAGGCGGCGCGGGCAATAGCGGCAACCTGCTCGGCGCGGGACTGGGCGGCAGCGGCGGCGCCGGCGGCAACGGCGGCTCGGTCAACCTCGCGCTGACCAGTGGCAGCCGGCTGAACACGTCAGGCGCCGGCGCGCATGCCATCGTGGCGCAATCCATCGGCGGCGGGGGCGGCATCGCGGGCGACAGCTCGCTGAGCCTGCAGCTGGATCCCGACCAATGGAGCGGCAAGCCCGCCGACGCGAATGCCAGCGGCAACGGCGGACCCGTGACCGTTTCCGTCGATGGCGGCGTCAACGCCTACGGCACGAACGCATTCGGCATCCTGGCGCAATCGATCGGTGGCGGCGGCGGCCTGGGCGGCGCGGGCGCCAGCGGCTTCGCCGGCAACACCAACCCGTCGGCCCAGGGCACGGCGGGCGCGGTCCAGGTCACCCAGGCGGGCACCTTGAACGCGACGGGCAGCGGCGGCACCGGCATCTTCGCGCAAAGCCAGGGTCCGTCGGGCAACGGCATCATCACGGTCAATGTGAACGGCAGCGTGCAGGGCGGCACCGGCGACAACGCCAGCGGCGTGTGGATCGCCGCCGGCACGGACAACGTGCTGAACGTCGGCGCGGGCGGATCCATATCGGCCCTTTCGGGCGTGGCCGTGCGCTACAACGGCAACAACGAGACCTCGCTCGGATCGGTCCTCACCATCAACAACAACGGCACGATCCAGGGCAATGTCATCTGCAATAACCTGAGCGGCAACGCGGCTTGCACGGGCAACCTGCCCGACCTGAACAACGCGAGCACTGGCACGCTCGCGAACGCGAGCATCTATCAGGCCGACGTCGACAACGCCGGCCTGATGGTGGTCGGCACGCCCGGGCGCTACGACACTACCAGCGTGAGCGGAAGCTTCCGCCAACAGGCGAGCGGCGTCCTGCGCGTCACGACGGACTTCGACCAGATGCGCACGAACAGCCTCGTGGTTCAAGGGCCATCGACCCTGGACGGCAAGGTGGATGTGACGCCGACCAACCTGCTGCCCGACCGCGAGGTCACGGTGCTGACGACCCAAGGCGCCACGCAGGGCCAACTCGATGCCACGGATTCGCCGATCATCGACTACGCGACGCGCCAGGCCGGACCGGACGTTCGCGTACGCGCCGCCGGCGCCGATTTCGCGGCGCCATCGATGGGCCTGCGCCATAACCAGGAGACCGTCGCGAACAATCTGCAACGGGCGTGGGATGCCGGTGGCAACCCGGGCTTCGGCGTGCTGTTCGCCGCCTTGGACCAGGCCTCGCGCCAGGGCGCCGACAGCTACCGGCAAAGCCTGTCCGACCTGTCACCCGGCGTGGCGCTGGCGCCGGCGGTGCAGATGCAGGCCAGCATGGCCCGCTTCAACAACGGCATGATGTCCTGCCCGGTCTTCACCAGCAGCGGCCCGTTGACCGGCGAACGCGACTGCCTGTGGGGCCAGGTGACCGGCCGCAGCACGCACCAGGATGGCAACGGCGGCACGGCGGACCTGAAATACGACAGCATGACCTACCAGTTCGGCGGCCAGCGCCAGTTCCGCCCGGACTGGTTCATCGGCGCGTCGGGCGCCTATCAAAGCAGCCAGCTGCGTGGCCAGGATGGCCGCGTCACGGGCGATGGCGACAGCGGCTACCTGGGCGTGGTGCTGAAGCACCAGGCCGGCCCGTGGACCTTCTCCGGCGCGCTGGGCGGCGGCTACGGCTCGTATGAACTGGATCGCAATATCGGCATTCCGGGGCTGCAAAGCACTGCGGACGGCAATCCGGATGTGTACAGCATGGGCGCCAAGCTGCGCGCGGCGCGCACCTTCGCGCCCACCGACAGCTTCTACCTGAAGCCTTACCTGGACCTGGACGCAACCTATGTGCGCATGCCGGGCTACAAGGAATCCGGCAACGAGCTGCACCTGTCGGTGGACGGCAGCGACCAGTTCGTGATGGCCTTGTCGCCCATGCTGGAAATCGGCGGCCGCGCCGAGCTCGGCAACGGCGCGACGATGCGGCCTTATGCCTATGCCGGCGCGTCCTTCCTGTCCAAGGACAAATGGCGCACGAACGCAAGCTTCCAGGGTGCGCCCGCCGGTTCCGGATCCTTCAGCACGACCATGGAAACGGACAGCGTCATCGCCAGGATAGGCGCCGGCCTGCAAGTCACCACGAGATCGGGCGTGGACTTCCGGCTCCAATACAACGGCGAACTGTCCGGCCGGATCGCCAGCCATAGCGGCACGCTGCGGGTGATGGCGCCGTTCTAG